A window of the Helianthus annuus cultivar XRQ/B chromosome 4, HanXRQr2.0-SUNRISE, whole genome shotgun sequence genome harbors these coding sequences:
- the LOC118491621 gene encoding uncharacterized protein LOC118491621: MPPKTKLPPGFDRYDGTRDPEDHLHAFRGAGQLGRWPMPVWCHMFVQTLTEGARLWFDSLPPGSIDSYEELSEKFLRNFGQQRKVIKNPNEILHIRQRDNERIDQYMERFVKESMNIKDVPEVMKIGSFINGLKHAQLCEKLGEEFPPSFDNLMDRVRAFVRGKDTVSKAKETDVTPRRVAPAARPPEKGTPYSRKPTFDRMLHDRARPSYSPYRPRGRGPPPYPDSFTPLVKTPSEILATERVKNSFPRPPPIKPGPKAQPNEYCEFHKGFGHKTDDCMYLKREIEAAVKTGRLAHLVKEIKEGGGDRKGSATTPEV; encoded by the coding sequence ATGCCTCCCAAGACGAAGCTTCCCCCAGGCTTTGATCGTTACGATGGGACGAGAGATCCAGAAGATCATCTGCATGCCTTCCGAGGAGCAGGGCAACTAGGAAGGTGGCCCATGCCAGTATGGTGCCACATGTTTGTGCAAACCTTAACGGAAGGAGCCCGGCTGTGGTTTGATAGTCTTCCCCCGGGGAGCATAGACAGCTACGAAGAGTTAAGCGAAAAATTCCTCAGGAATTTTGGCCAGCAAAGGAAGGTGATCAAGAATCCCAATGAAATCCTTCACATCAGGCAGAGGGATAATGAACGGATAGACCAGTATATGGAGAGGTTTGTCAAAGAAAGTATGAACATCAAGGATGTCCCGGAAGTCATGAAAATCGGTAGTTTCATAAATGGGCTGAAGCATGCACAACTGTGTGAAAAGCTGGGAGAGGAATTTCCACCTTCCTTCGACAATCTTATGGACAGGGTCAGGGCTTTCGTCCGGGGAAAAGATACGGTCAGCAAAGCTAAGGAGACAGACGTCACACCCCGGAGGGTTGCTCCAGCAGCAAGACCCCCTGAGAAAGGTACACCCTATTCCCGGAAACCCACCTTTGATAGAATGTTGCATGACAGGGCACGGCCCTCATACTCCCCCTACAGACCCCGAGGGAGAGGCCCTCCCCCTTACCCCGACAGCTTCACCCCTCTCGTTAAAACTCCAAGCGAAATACTGGCCACGGAGAGGGTGAAGAATTCTTTCCCAAGGCCGCCTCCCATAAAGCCAGGACCTAAAGCACAGCCGAACGAATACTGTGAGTTTCACAAAGGCTTCGGACACAAAACCGATGACTGCATGTACCTCAAGAGGGAAATCGAGGCAGCGGTGAAAACGGGAAGACTGGCCCATTTGGTCAAGGAAATCAAAGAAGGGGGAGGGGATCGTAAGGGAAGTGCAACGACTCCCGAAGTGTAA